A window of the Salarias fasciatus chromosome 7, fSalaFa1.1, whole genome shotgun sequence genome harbors these coding sequences:
- the insc gene encoding protein inscuteable homolog, whose protein sequence is MASERMATPPSSSRQSSSLSSSPMSARMQSLQVDSVQRWMEDLRHMTEVECMCVLQAKPIGVEEDAQQGELIVASGAGSGDHVARNNLQTLLRRALVVSTELGKMFQRLEKGRWQRVHSTAVRANCHVRSLVHEYSAARSTPPEMQKYEKSLLEKCMELTNITERCLHTDDEFFLKSMREAIHEILTDVSDSFSNMIDMALANEIRVLIRQIESSDSVHAIGSAISNLLSLTQDGPQLCSIIAKEGAVVALFKICRQDRFRDLYAHALRTVASICCVEEGINQLDKVDGILCLADILTDESSVEAARAEAAAVVAQITSPHHTSTQHLASFLESMHDIVTALIKLCESASCGEVFLLASAALANITFFDSMACEILLQLNAIHILLQACRDRQRVDTPYSKDQVVTILANLSVLEQCAPEVMQEQGIERLLLLLGEKPSSPSPSEGAACERVQQKAAVTLARLSRDQDVAQTAVQLKAIPRLIELCRSPTERNNSDSVLVACLAALRRLAAGSPDSIEAADHQQLIKPRLVDSFLLCSNMEESFV, encoded by the exons CGCCCGTATGCAGTCTCTGCAGGTGGACTCCGTCCAGCGCTGGATGGAGGACCTTCGCCACATGACGGAGGTGGAGTGCATGTGCGTCCTGCAGGCCAAGCCCatcggggtggaggaggacgccCAGCAGGGAGAGCTGATCGTGGCGTCCGGCGCCGGCTCCGGGGACCACGTGGCCCGGAACAacctgcagacgctgctgcgcCGGGCGCTGGTGGTCAGCACGGAGCTGGGCAAAATGTTCCAGCGGCTGGAGAAGGGCCGCTGGCAGAGGGTGCACAGCACCGCCGTGAGGGCCAACTGCCACGTGCGCTCTTTAGTGCACGAGTACAGCGCCGCACGGAGCACGCCGCCCGAGATGCAGAAG TACGAGAAATCTCTGCTGGAAAAGTGTATGGAGCTGACGAACATCACAGAAAG GTGCCTTCACACTGACGATGAATTCTTCCTGAAGTCGATGAGGGAGGCCATCCACGAGATCCTCACGGACGTCAGTGATTCATTCAGCAACATGATTGACATGGCTTTAGCCAATGAAATCAGG GTCCTGATCAGACAGATTGAATCATCAGACAGCGTTCACGCCATCGGCAGTGCCATCAGCAACCTGCTGTCCCTCACCCAGGATGGACCCCAGCTCTGCAGCATCATTGCCAAG GAGGGAGCTGTGGTGGCGCTCTTCAAGATCTGCAGACAGGACCGCTTCAGAGACCTCTACGCTCACGCCTTGAGGACGGTGGCCTCCATctgctgtgtggaggagggcaTCAACCAGCTGGACAAG GTGGACGGGATCCTCTGCCTCGCCGACATCCTGACCGACGagagcagcgtggaggcggcCCGGGCCGAGGCGGCCGCCGTGGTGGCTCAGATCACGTCTCCTCACCACACGTCCACCCAGCACCTGGCCAGCTTCCTGGAGAGCATGCACGACATCGTGACCGCGCTCATCA agctgtgtgagagcgccTCCTGTGGTGAGGTGTTCCTCCTGGCTTCCGCAGCCCTGGCGAACATCACCTTCTTCGACAGCATGGCCTGCGagatcctcctgcagctcaacgccatccacatcctgctgcaggcctgcaggGACCGCCAGCGAGTCGACACGCCCTACTCCAAAGACCAG GTGGTGACAATCTTGGCAAACCTCTCAGTCTTAGAGCAGTGTGCGCCTGAAGTCATGCAGGAACAAG GAATCGagcgactgctgctgctgctgggcgaaAAGCCGTCGTCTCCCAGTCCGTCGGAGGGCGCAGCCTGCGAGcgagtccagcagaaagccgccgTCACTCTGGCCCGTTTGAGCCGAGACCAGGACGTGGCTCAGACAGCCGTCCAGCTCAAAG CCATCCCTCGCCTTATTGAGCTGTGTCGCTCCCCTACTGAGAGGAATAACAGCGACTCGGTGCTGGTCGCTTGCCTG GCCGCTCTGAGGAGGCTCGCAGCAGGAAGTCCAGACAGCATCGAGGCGGCCGACCACCAGCAGCTGATCAAGCCTCGCCTGGTCgactccttcctgctctgctccaaCATGGAGGAGAGCTTCGTATGA